From a single Nocardioides sp. dk884 genomic region:
- a CDS encoding (2Fe-2S)-binding protein: MSEELHRIRLSVNGVTREVELPARRLLSDALRHDLGLTGTHVGCEHGVCGACTVLVDGQPVRACLMFAVSAVDTEITTVEGLTREDGSLGPVQQAFAECHGLQCGFCTPGFLTTVTACLRENPHPSHDEAREMVAGNLCRCTGYQNIVKAVERAAELADPQHPDGQRPVGQQPDAPVEVQR, encoded by the coding sequence ATGAGCGAGGAACTGCACCGGATCAGGTTGAGCGTCAACGGGGTGACCCGGGAGGTGGAGCTGCCCGCGCGGCGGCTGCTCTCCGACGCGCTGCGCCACGACCTCGGCCTCACCGGCACCCACGTCGGCTGCGAGCACGGCGTCTGCGGGGCGTGCACGGTGCTCGTCGACGGCCAGCCCGTGCGGGCCTGCCTGATGTTCGCGGTCTCCGCGGTCGACACCGAGATCACCACCGTCGAGGGCCTGACCCGCGAGGACGGCTCGCTCGGGCCGGTCCAGCAGGCGTTCGCTGAGTGCCACGGGCTGCAGTGCGGCTTCTGCACGCCGGGGTTCCTCACCACCGTCACCGCCTGCCTGCGCGAGAACCCCCACCCCTCGCACGACGAGGCCCGCGAGATGGTCGCCGGCAACCTGTGCCGCTGCACCGGCTACCAGAACATCGTCAAGGCCGTCGAGCGCGCCGCCGAGCTCGCCGACCCCCAGCATCCCGACGGCCAGCGTCCCGTCGGCCAGCAGCCCGACGCGCCCGTGGAGGTCCAGCGGTGA
- a CDS encoding FAD binding domain-containing protein has product MKPAPFAYHRPTTLAEALETLAGESYAKVLAGGQSLVPLLSMRIAAPHALVDITAIPGLDTIEVSEAGVRVGALVRHADLLAHPDVRRVQPLVPEALAHVAHATIRNRGTTVGSIVHADAAAEMPVVLSLLGGSVEAASTGGTRTIPAEELFLGPMESALRPDEIATSAFFPALPAGAGVAFEEISRRQGDYALAGVAAVVHGESVRAGFVSVSDVPTVVDLTGVPDDELGEAALAHLDPAEDIHATAGYRAQLVRTLVRRVVTKAREAAA; this is encoded by the coding sequence GTGAAGCCTGCTCCGTTCGCCTACCACCGACCGACCACCCTCGCCGAGGCTCTGGAGACTCTCGCCGGCGAGAGCTACGCGAAGGTACTCGCGGGCGGACAGAGCCTGGTGCCGCTGCTCTCGATGCGGATCGCGGCACCGCACGCCCTGGTCGACATCACCGCGATCCCCGGCCTCGACACCATCGAGGTGTCCGAGGCCGGGGTCCGCGTCGGGGCGCTGGTACGCCACGCCGACCTGCTGGCCCACCCCGACGTACGACGGGTGCAGCCGCTGGTCCCCGAGGCGCTCGCCCACGTCGCCCACGCCACGATCCGCAACCGCGGCACCACCGTCGGCTCGATCGTCCACGCCGACGCCGCCGCCGAGATGCCGGTGGTGCTGAGTCTGCTCGGCGGCTCGGTCGAGGCGGCGTCGACCGGGGGCACCCGCACGATCCCGGCCGAGGAGCTGTTCCTCGGCCCGATGGAGTCCGCGCTGCGGCCCGACGAGATCGCGACCTCCGCGTTCTTCCCCGCCCTGCCCGCCGGGGCGGGGGTGGCCTTCGAGGAGATCTCGCGGCGCCAGGGCGACTACGCCCTGGCCGGCGTCGCCGCGGTCGTGCACGGCGAGAGCGTGCGCGCGGGCTTCGTGTCGGTGAGCGACGTCCCCACGGTCGTCGACCTCACCGGCGTTCCTGACGACGAGCTGGGCGAGGCCGCACTGGCGCACCTCGACCCGGCCGAAGACATCCACGCCACCGCCGGCTACCGCGCGCAGCTCGTGCGCACCCTGGTCCGGCGCGTGGTCACCAAGGCTCGGGAGGCTGCGGCATGA